CGCGGTGGGAAACCGCTGGGCCCGCGGTACCGCCCTGGGCGGAGCGTAGAGCACATACCCGAGGCATGGTGGTTCGGCGTGGCTGCGCTCGTCGGGGACCGCAGTAGCGACCTGACCGCACGAACCCCACTCCAGCATCACCATCGACAACCAGGCTTCCTTTTCGAATTCAGGGTCGGCGAGATGGTCTTCTTTACCTAGGGTCGCGGGGTCGACCTCCCAGAAAACACAGCGGCGCGCATGCTTGGGCAGCTGCTCGAAGGCTTCGAGTCGCAGCGCTGTGATACGAGCGGACAATAGTCTCCTGGCCTCCGTGCGGTACTGCAATCCATGGCCCCGCTCCTCCGCGGGCCATCACGCCGCCCGCGTCGTCGCAAGGCGATGCCCACCAGCCCCGCCCTCCCCGGCTGATGTGCATCAGCAACCCCTCTAGGATAGGAGAGATTGTCGCGATCGGGCCAGTATTCGTAGCGTCACTCCTGTCACCATGCCCGGATCATGTCCGCCCGGGGACAACCGCCCGGCCGAATCTCTAATCCGTTTGCCGCACAACGATTCTGCGTTCTATCGCGGTGCCTGGGACGGGTTCTTTGCACCCCGACACGGTCCTAGTGTCACAGTGACGTAATCACAGAATGTCCCTAGTTCAGGCCTTCTCTCGGTCATCAACGGTCATCAAACCGATGATGCGCTGCAAATCATCGACCGAACCGAACTCCACCACGATCTTGCCCTTGCGTTTGCCGAGACTGACCGTCACCCGCGTGTCAAAGGTATTCGACAGGCGGTCAGCAACATCTTGAAGGCCAGGCATCTGAATCGGCTTGCGCCGCGGCGGCGGCGGAGTAGCGGTGTCCTCGCGATTGGCCTCGTGATTGGCCAGCGTGACCGCCTCCTCGGTGGCGCGCACCGACAGACCCTCCGCGACGATCCGGCCCGCGAGTTCTTCCTGTGCGTCCGGACCGGCCTCAAGCGACAGGAGTGCGCGGGCATGTCCGGCCGACAGCACACCGGCGGCCACTCGGCGCTGCACCGGGATCGGGAGCTTCAGCAGCCGGATCATGTTGGTGATCAACGGTCGCGAGCGCCCGATGCGCGCCGCCAGTTCGTCGTGGGTAACCCCGAACTCGTCGAGCAATTGCTGGTACGCCGCCGCTTCTTCCAAGGGATTTAGCTGTACCCGGTGAATGTTTTCCAGCAGCGCGTCGCGCAGCAGATTGTCGTCGCCGGTTTCGCGCACGATAGCCGGGATGGCGGCCAATCCGGCCTCTTGGGCGGCCCGCCAGCGCCGCTCCCCCATGACGATCTGGTAGCGCGCGCCGCCTTGGGATCCGGCCAACGACCGCACCACGATCGGCTGCAGGAGACCGAATTCGCGGATGGAATGCACCAGCTCGGCCAGCGCCTCGTCGTCGAACACCTGCCTCGGCTGACGGGGATTCGCCTCGATGGCGCTTGGCGGGATCTCCCGATACACCGCACCCATCACGGTTGCGTCCGGGACCGGTCCGCCGATCACCACGTCCGCGGCGGCAGACCCCATCCGGGGACCGAACGTCGACGTTCCCGAGTCACCCTCTGCGGGCCCGGTCGGGATCAGCGAAGCCAGGCCGCGGCCAAGGCCGCCCTTCCTGCGTGACGGCGGCGTCATTGTCGTCCCTTCCCGGCTGGTGGTCGGTCGCGGTCGGCAAGTTCGCGACTGGCGTCGAGATAGCTCATCGCCCCGCGGGAGCCGGGATCGTAATCGATGATCGTCATGCTGTAACCCGGTGCCTCGGAAACCTTGACGCTGCGTGGAATCACCGTCCGCAGCACCTTGCTTCCGAAATACTGACGGACCTCCTCGGCCACCTGGTCGGCGAGCTTTGTCCGGCCGTCGTACATGGTGAGAATGACGGTTGTCACTTCGAGTTGGGGGTTGAGGTGTGCCTTCACCATCTCGATGTTGCGCATAAGCTGTGACACCCCTTCCAACGCGTAGTACTCGCATTGGATCGGGATCATCACCTCCGGTGCGGCCACGAGGGCGTTGATGGTCAGCAGTCCGAGCGAGGGCGGGCAGTCGACGAAAACGTAGTCGAAGTCGAAGTTGTCGAGTTCGGCCAGGGCGGTGCGCAACCGGTTCTCGCGCGCCACCATGCTGACCAATTCGATCTCGGCGCCGGCCAGATCGATCGTGGCCGGTACGCAAAACAGCCGCTCGCTGTGCGGGCTGTGCCGCAACGCGGTGCGCAACGGAACCTCGCCGATAAGCACCTCGTACGACGAGGGTGTGCCGGATTGCCGATCGGTGATACCCAACGCCGTGCTCGCGTTGCCCTGGGGATCGAGGTCGATAACGAGCGTCTTGAGGCCCTGTACCGCAAGCGCGGCGGCAATATTGACGGCGGTCGTCGTTTTACCCACGCCGCCCTTCTGGTTGGCGATGGTGAGCACGCGGCGTTGGGGCGGCCGCTGCAGCGGCTCGTGGGTGGTGTGCAGAACCCGCATGGCGCGTTCCGCGGCAGCGCCGATCGGGGTGTCGAATTCGGTCGATGTTTCACGTGAAACATTCATCGTCGGATTGTGCGCCGCTCCGGTCGTGGCTGCCATTCCACCCTGGAGCGGCTCGCCCACCTCGGGCCGGATACGGGGTGCGGTGGCGGGCATGGTGTCGTATCGAGAACTCATGTCGTCCCTCTGCTCGCCATCCGTCTCGGTTTGTGCCCCATCTGACGTCCACGTCGCGCGAACACCACGGTTGCGGGCGGACGCAAATAGTTCGCGCCACATGTCACCACCCTGACATCAACCGCGCCCGATGCGGTCATCACACGCCGGTGTTCCCGCACTTCGTCGGGAGCGCGCTCCCCCTTAATTGCGAGCATTCGCCCGTTCGGCCGTAGCAACGGCATACTCCATTTCGTCAACTTGTCCAATGGGGCCACCGCGCGTGACACCGCAGCGTCGCTGCCGCCGAACTGCTCCCGCACCCACGGCTCCTCGGCACGCCCGCGCACCACCTCGACGGCTACGCCGAGGTCGTTCACAATCTCTCGAAGAAACTCGGTCCGGCGCAACAGCGGTTCCAAGAGAACGACCCGGAGGTCGGGCCGCGCTATGGCTAACGGCACGCCGGGCAGCCCCGCTCCACTACCGATATCCACCACGCGGTCATCATGTTCGAGAAGCTCACCGAGCACGGCGCAATTCAGCAGATGCCGGTCCCACAGCCTACCGACCTCGCGTGGTCCCAATAGTCCACGCTCCACCCCGGCGCCGGCCAACGCCTCGGCGTACCGCTGCGCAAGGCCCAATCGTGGTCCGAAGACGGCGGACGCCGCGACGAACACCGCGGAGTCCTTTGGGGCCGATGTGGACTCCGCCCGCTCCCCAGGTCCCCCATGTTTCACGTGAAACATTCTCCGCTCTCGACGCACTCGCCCGGCTCGCCCAACCCACCTGCCACAGGGGTGTAACTCGACGCCGATGACCCGCGGGCTAGTCGCGCAATACAACAACCCGCCGCAACGGCTCCACGCCCTCGCTTTCGCTGTGCACGCCGGGGACTGCCGCAACCGCATCGTGGACGATCTTCCGCTCGAACGGCGTCATCGGTGTGAGTTCCTCGCGTTCACCCGACTCGGCCACGCGCCTGGCGACCTCGTCACCCAGCGCCGCGAGTTCTTCCCGGCGCCGCCGCCGCCAGCTCGCGATGTCCAGCATCAGTCGGCTCCGCACACCGGTCTTCTGATGTACGGCCAACCGGGTGAGCTCCTGCAGCGCGTCGAGTACCTCGCCGCCGCGCCCGACCAACTTGTTCAGGTCGTTGCTGCCGTCGATGCTCACCACCGCACGGCTGCCTTCGACGTCCAGGTCGATGTCGCCGTCGAAGTCCAGGAGGTCCAACAGCTCTTCCAAGTAGTCACCGGCAATCTCTCCCTCGGCGACCAACCGCTCCTCTTGATCGTCGGCCTCGTCGACCTCCACGGCTGTGTTCTCCTCGACACCTCCGCCGGCGACTTGTGCGTCAACGTCTAGTTCTGTGGTGTCAGCGTCGGCCATGGGTTGCTCTCCCCTCGTCTGCGGATGGGTGTTTCCGATGGGGCCGCCCGCCCGGCCTGCCCCGAAATCTATGGCGGTCCGTCAACGTTTGCGTTTCCTTGGTCGCGCTCCGGGGCGCGGGGTGCGACTGCTCGGACCGGTGTTTCGTCTGGCCGGATTGGGCCTATCGGCTTGTGTGTCCGCGGTGTTGGTTTCGGTTGCCTCATCCCCGGTCTCCGGCTTCGCCGTCCCCGACTCCGCGTCGCCGTCGCTATCGTCGGCCTCTACCGAGGCCGCCGCCCCACCCCCCGGTGCCGTCTTCGGACTCCGCTTGGGCTTGGCGCCCGGTGCCGGTGCGTTGGCTGCCCGGCGCCGGATCGCTTCCTGCTTCTTGGCTTCCTCTTCCTTTTCGATCATCCCGAACACATAGTGCTGCTGTCCAAACGTCCAGATGTTGTTCGAGAACCAGTACAAGATGATCGCGAGCGGAAGGAACGGTCCGCCGACTACCACGCCGAGCGGAAACACGTACAGCGCCAGCTTGTTCATCATCGCGGTCTGCGGATTGGCGGCCGCCTCCGCGCTCTGCCGCGCGACCGACGCGCGACTGTTGAAGTAGGTCGCAATCCCGGCCAGGATCATCACCGGCACACCGACCGCGATCACCGCAGGACGACTGAAATCGATGAACGCATCCAACCCGGCGCGTTGCGTCATGGAAGCCCCGATCGGGGCGCCGAACAGGTTGGCATCCAGGAAGTGTCCGACGTCCACCGGGCTGAAAACATAGTTCCCGGTGAGGCGGTTCTCGATCACCGACAGATGCGGTTGACCGAAGCCGCCGGTCGTGCGATTGAACGAGCGCAGCACGTGGTAAAGCCCAAGAAACACCGGGATCTGCGCCAGCATCGGCAGGCACCCTAGGATCGGATTGAAGCCGTGCTCGCGTTGCAGCTTCTGCATTTCGAGCGCCATGCGCTGACGATCCTTGCCGTACTTCTTCTGCAGCGCTTTGATCTGCGGCTGCAACTCCTGCATCTGCCGCGTGGTGCGGATCTGGCGCACGAACGGCTTGTACAGCAGCGCACGCAGCGTGAAAACCAGGAACATCACCGATAGTGCCCAGGCGAAGAAGTTCGACGGCCCCAACACATACGCGAACAACCGGTACCAAACCCACATGATCCACGACACCGGGTAGTAGACGAAGTCGAGGCTGAAGAAATCAAACAAAAGACTCACTCTCCCCTTGCTTTGGCGCGGGACCCCAGACATCCATCGCGTCGTCGACGTCTGCGCGGCAACTCCGGTTTTCCGGTAGGCGCTCCGGTATCGGGTCCCACCCTCCGCGATGCCAGGGCCCGCACTTAGCGAGTCTGACCGCCGTCAACCAACTCGCTCGAACCACGCCATACTCGGTGAGCGCATCGACGGCGTACTGACTACAGGTGGGAATAAACCGGCACGATGCCGGTCGCAGCGGCGAAACCATGTGCCGGTAGGTCTGGATGAGGAAGATGAGGCAGCCCGCTGCCACCCTGCCGGTGGCCCGGACCGGGCGTAGGCGGCGTCGTCCCGACATCGTCACCGGCCGCTACCCGCCAGTTCCACAGCCCGTCGTACGCCGCAGCGCAATTGCTGCTCCAACCAGGCCGACGACACATGCCGACTGCTGGGCAGCGCCCGGATCACCATGTGATCGGATGGCCGAAGATCGGTGAGTATCGATCGGGCCACGTGCCGCAGCCGGCGCGCCACCCGATGGCGCTCCACGGCCGATCCCACCGCCTTGGCGATAATCAGTCCGACCCGCGGACCGCTTGCCACTTCGTCCTCACTCCCACGCCACACGTAAACGACGACGTCGGGCTGCACGGTC
The nucleotide sequence above comes from Mycobacterium decipiens. Encoded proteins:
- a CDS encoding ParB/RepB/Spo0J family partition protein, with product MTPPSRRKGGLGRGLASLIPTGPAEGDSGTSTFGPRMGSAAADVVIGGPVPDATVMGAVYREIPPSAIEANPRQPRQVFDDEALAELVHSIREFGLLQPIVVRSLAGSQGGARYQIVMGERRWRAAQEAGLAAIPAIVRETGDDNLLRDALLENIHRVQLNPLEEAAAYQQLLDEFGVTHDELAARIGRSRPLITNMIRLLKLPIPVQRRVAAGVLSAGHARALLSLEAGPDAQEELAGRIVAEGLSVRATEEAVTLANHEANREDTATPPPPRRKPIQMPGLQDVADRLSNTFDTRVTVSLGKRKGKIVVEFGSVDDLQRIIGLMTVDDREKA
- a CDS encoding ParA family protein — encoded protein: MAATTGAAHNPTMNVSRETSTEFDTPIGAAAERAMRVLHTTHEPLQRPPQRRVLTIANQKGGVGKTTTAVNIAAALAVQGLKTLVIDLDPQGNASTALGITDRQSGTPSSYEVLIGEVPLRTALRHSPHSERLFCVPATIDLAGAEIELVSMVARENRLRTALAELDNFDFDYVFVDCPPSLGLLTINALVAAPEVMIPIQCEYYALEGVSQLMRNIEMVKAHLNPQLEVTTVILTMYDGRTKLADQVAEEVRQYFGSKVLRTVIPRSVKVSEAPGYSMTIIDYDPGSRGAMSYLDASRELADRDRPPAGKGRQ
- the rsmG gene encoding 16S rRNA (guanine(527)-N(7))-methyltransferase RsmG, which encodes MFHVKHGGPGERAESTSAPKDSAVFVAASAVFGPRLGLAQRYAEALAGAGVERGLLGPREVGRLWDRHLLNCAVLGELLEHDDRVVDIGSGAGLPGVPLAIARPDLRVVLLEPLLRRTEFLREIVNDLGVAVEVVRGRAEEPWVREQFGGSDAAVSRAVAPLDKLTKWSMPLLRPNGRMLAIKGERAPDEVREHRRVMTASGAVDVRVVTCGANYLRPPATVVFARRGRQMGHKPRRMASRGTT
- a CDS encoding protein jag — its product is MADADTTELDVDAQVAGGGVEENTAVEVDEADDQEERLVAEGEIAGDYLEELLDLLDFDGDIDLDVEGSRAVVSIDGSNDLNKLVGRGGEVLDALQELTRLAVHQKTGVRSRLMLDIASWRRRRREELAALGDEVARRVAESGEREELTPMTPFERKIVHDAVAAVPGVHSESEGVEPLRRVVVLRD
- the yidC gene encoding membrane protein insertase YidC, with the protein product MSLLFDFFSLDFVYYPVSWIMWVWYRLFAYVLGPSNFFAWALSVMFLVFTLRALLYKPFVRQIRTTRQMQELQPQIKALQKKYGKDRQRMALEMQKLQREHGFNPILGCLPMLAQIPVFLGLYHVLRSFNRTTGGFGQPHLSVIENRLTGNYVFSPVDVGHFLDANLFGAPIGASMTQRAGLDAFIDFSRPAVIAVGVPVMILAGIATYFNSRASVARQSAEAAANPQTAMMNKLALYVFPLGVVVGGPFLPLAIILYWFSNNIWTFGQQHYVFGMIEKEEEAKKQEAIRRRAANAPAPGAKPKRSPKTAPGGGAAASVEADDSDGDAESGTAKPETGDEATETNTADTQADRPNPARRNTGPSSRTPRPGARPRKRKR
- the yidD gene encoding membrane protein insertion efficiency factor YidD, with translation MSGRRRLRPVRATGRVAAGCLIFLIQTYRHMVSPLRPASCRFIPTCSQYAVDALTEYGVVRASWLTAVRLAKCGPWHRGGWDPIPERLPENRSCRADVDDAMDVWGPAPKQGESESFV
- the rnpA gene encoding ribonuclease P protein component; the encoded protein is MLRARNRMRRSADFDATVKHGLRTVQPDVVVYVWRGSEDEVASGPRVGLIIAKAVGSAVERHRVARRLRHVARSILTDLRPSDHMVIRALPSSRHVSSAWLEQQLRCGVRRAVELAGSGR